A stretch of Antennarius striatus isolate MH-2024 chromosome 6, ASM4005453v1, whole genome shotgun sequence DNA encodes these proteins:
- the fzd4 gene encoding frizzled-4 — MMSLVGAAFLVLFWAVCPRCVVHAFGDEVEELTCDPIRISMCQGLGYNVTKMPNLVGNVLQSDAELQLTTFTPLIQYGCSSQLKFFLCSVYVPMCTDKVPFPIGPCGSMCLSVKRKCLPVLHEFGFIWPEVLNCSLFPPQNDHNHMCMEGPGDEEVPFQPGRHPHHQEECHALGSAPDQYTWLKQTESCTLQCGYDNGLYRRGAKVFTDAWMAVWAVLCFLSTTLTVLTFLLDSQRFSYPERPIIFLSMCCNLYSVAYLVRLTLGRERVSCDLDAAAVPILVQEGLKSTGCAIVFLLLYFFGMASSLWWVILTLTWFLAAGLKWGHEAIEMHSSYFHIAAWAIPAVKTIVILIMRLVDADDLTGLCYVGNQQQEALTGFVVAPLATYLLIGTLFICAGLVALFKIRSNLQKDGAKTDKLERLIVKIGVFSVLYTVPASTVIGCYLYQLSNWGEFKVSSRDSYVASEMLRIFMSLLVGITSGMWIWSAKTLHTWQRCSARLLRDRASRGGKRAPGDPWIKPGKGNETVV, encoded by the exons ATGATGTCGCTCGTCGGAGCAGCTTTCCTCGTCCTGTTTTGGGCAGTCTGTCCCAGATGCGTCGTGCACGCTTTCGGCGACGAGGTGGAGGAATTGACATGTGACCCGATCCGGATCAGCATGTGCCAGGGTCTCGGTTACAACGTCACGAAGATGCCCAACCTGGTGGGCAACGTGTTGCAGTCGGACGCCGAGTTGCAACTGACCACGTTCACGCCTCTCATCCAGTACGGCTGCTCCAGTCAACTCAAG TTCTTCCTGTGTTCTGTCTACGTGCCGATGTGCACAGACAAGGTTCCCTTCCCCATCGGTCCATGTGGCAGCATGTGTCTGTCCGTTAAAAGAAAATGCCTCCCAGTCCTCCATGAGTTCGGCTTCATATGGCCCGAG GTGCTCAACTGCAGCCTCTTCCCTCCTCAAAACGACCATAACCACATGTGCATGGAGGGTCCGGGCGACGAAGAAGTTCCCTTCCAGCCTGGCCGCCACCCTCACCACCAGGAAGAGTGCCACGCTCTGGGATCGGCTCCCGATCAGTACACGTGGTTAAAGCAGACCGAGAGCTGCACCCTCCAGTGTGGCTACGACAACGGGCTCTACCGGCGGGGAGCCAAGGTCTTCACGGACGCGTGGATGGCGGTGTGGGCCGTGCTGTGCTTCCTGTCCACCACCCTGACGGTCCTGACTTTTCTGTTGGACTCACAGCGCTTCTCCTACCCTGAGAGGCCAATCATCTTCCTGTCCATGTGCTGCAATCTGTACAGTGTGGCCTACCTG GTGCGGTTGACTCTGGGGAGGGAGCGTGTTTCCTGTGACCTGGATGCAGCAGCCGTACCAATTTTAGTCCAAGAAGGGTTAAAGAGCACAGGTTGTGCCATTGTCTTCCTGCTGCTCTATTTCTTTGGGATGGCTTCCTCACTCTG GTGGGTGATCCTGACCCTCACCTGGTTCTTGGCCGCTGGACTCAAGTGGGGCCACGAGGCCATTGAAATGCACAGCTCCTACTTCCACATTGCGGCCTGGGCCATCCCAGCCGTCAAAACCATCGTCATCCTCATAATGAGACTAGTGGATGCCGATGACCTGACGGGTCTCTGCTATGTTGGTAACCAGCAGCAGGAGGCGCTAACGGGCTTTGTGGTGGCGCCGCTGGCCACGTACCTTCTTATAG GAACTCTCTTCATCTGCGCCGGTCTGGTGGCTCTCTTCAAGATCCGTTCCAACCTCCAGAAGGATGGCGCCAAAACGGACAAGCTGGAGCGTTTAATCGTGAAGATCGGAGTGTTTTCTGTTCTCTACACCGTCCCGGCATCCACTGTCATCGGCTGCTACCTGTACCAGCTCTCTAATTGGGGGGAGTTCAAGGTCAGCTCCCGGGACTCTTACGTGGCTTCGGAAATGCTTCGGATCTTCATGTCGCTGCTGGTGGGCATCACGTCGGGCATGTGGATCTGGTCAGCGAAGACGCTCCACACCTGGCAGCGCTGCTCAGCCCGGCTGCTCAGGGACAGGGCGAGTCGAGGGGGTAAGAGGGCACCGGGCGACCCTTGGATTAAACCAGGGAAAGGCAACGAGACGGTTGTGTGA